One genomic segment of Melitaea cinxia chromosome 19, ilMelCinx1.1, whole genome shotgun sequence includes these proteins:
- the LOC123662669 gene encoding zinc finger protein 330 homolog isoform X2: MPKKKTGQRKKAEKQKQRQKEIRNAREHVDLAQHPCNLPMECDKCQKKQKSRAFCYFCSAVQRLPTCAQCGKMKCMLKSGDCVVRHPGVFTTGLGMVGAICDFCEAWVCHGRKCLTTHACSCPLADAVCLECERGVWEHGGRVFRCCFCQGFLCEDDQFEHQASCQVLESETYKCQSCNRLGQYSCLRCKTCFCEEHVRRKGARPARGPVPCPRCAYALHLTADLSMSTRSHRYGRQGTAAADCDDDADYGQSGGDYSYSESDDDDDDDDEGSEETSTGEEEEEDSTPSASKTT; encoded by the exons ATGCCCAAGAAAAAAACAGGTCAACGCAAAAAAgctgaaaaacaaaaacagcGTCAAAAAGAGATTCGCAATGCCCGAGAACACGTCGACTTAGCTCAACATCCATGTAACCTGCCGATGGAATGCGATAAATGCCAAAA GAAACAGAAAAGCCGGGCATTCTGTTACTTCTGCTCGGCAGTCCAGCGGCTGCCGACGTGCGCCCAATGCGGCAAGATGAAGTGTATGTTGAAGTCAGGTGACTGCGTGGTGAGGCACCCGGGCGTGTTCACCACTGGCCTTGGTATGGTG GGTGCAATCTGTGACTTCTGTGAAGCATGGGTCTGTCACGGCCGCAAATGCCTCACAACCCATGCCTGCTCCTGTCCCTTGGCTGATGCAGTATGCCTTGAGTGTGAGCGAG gagTGTGGGAGCACGGAGGGCGTGTGTTCCGCTGCTGCTTCTGTCAAGGCTTTCTCTGCGAGGATGATCAGTTCGAGCACCAGGCTTCCTGCCAAGTGCTGGAATCTGAGACCTACAAAT GCCAGTCGTGCAACCGCCTGGGACAGTACTCGTGCCTGCGCTGCAAGACGTGCTTCTGCGAGGAGCACGTGCGGCGCAAGGGCGCGCGGCCGGCGCGCGGGCCCGTGCCCTGCCCGCGCTGCGCCTACGCGCTGCACCTCACCGCCGACCTCAGCATGTCCA CACGTTCGCACCGCTACGGACGGCAAGGCACGGCGGCCGCCGACTGCGACGACGACGCGGACTACGGCCAGTCCG GTGGAGACTACTCATACTCGGAGTCGGATGACgacgatgatgacgatgatgaggGTTCCGAAGAAACCTCAACTGgtgaagaagaggaagaagactCCACGCCTTCAGCCAGCAAAACTACCTAG
- the LOC123662669 gene encoding zinc finger protein 330 homolog isoform X1 yields the protein MPKKKTGQRKKAEKQKQRQKEIRNAREHVDLAQHPCNLPMECDKCQKKQKSRAFCYFCSAVQRLPTCAQCGKMKCMLKSGDCVVRHPGVFTTGLGMVGAICDFCEAWVCHGRKCLTTHACSCPLADAVCLECERGVWEHGGRVFRCCFCQGFLCEDDQFEHQASCQVLESETYKCQSCNRLGQYSCLRCKTCFCEEHVRRKGARPARGPVPCPRCAYALHLTADLSMSTRSHRYGRQGTAAADCDDDADYGQSGYEGDTGVEGGDYSYSESDDDDDDDDEGSEETSTGEEEEEDSTPSASKTT from the exons ATGCCCAAGAAAAAAACAGGTCAACGCAAAAAAgctgaaaaacaaaaacagcGTCAAAAAGAGATTCGCAATGCCCGAGAACACGTCGACTTAGCTCAACATCCATGTAACCTGCCGATGGAATGCGATAAATGCCAAAA GAAACAGAAAAGCCGGGCATTCTGTTACTTCTGCTCGGCAGTCCAGCGGCTGCCGACGTGCGCCCAATGCGGCAAGATGAAGTGTATGTTGAAGTCAGGTGACTGCGTGGTGAGGCACCCGGGCGTGTTCACCACTGGCCTTGGTATGGTG GGTGCAATCTGTGACTTCTGTGAAGCATGGGTCTGTCACGGCCGCAAATGCCTCACAACCCATGCCTGCTCCTGTCCCTTGGCTGATGCAGTATGCCTTGAGTGTGAGCGAG gagTGTGGGAGCACGGAGGGCGTGTGTTCCGCTGCTGCTTCTGTCAAGGCTTTCTCTGCGAGGATGATCAGTTCGAGCACCAGGCTTCCTGCCAAGTGCTGGAATCTGAGACCTACAAAT GCCAGTCGTGCAACCGCCTGGGACAGTACTCGTGCCTGCGCTGCAAGACGTGCTTCTGCGAGGAGCACGTGCGGCGCAAGGGCGCGCGGCCGGCGCGCGGGCCCGTGCCCTGCCCGCGCTGCGCCTACGCGCTGCACCTCACCGCCGACCTCAGCATGTCCA CACGTTCGCACCGCTACGGACGGCAAGGCACGGCGGCCGCCGACTGCGACGACGACGCGGACTACGGCCAGTCCG GTTACGAAGGCGATACCGGGGTGGAAGGTGGAGACTACTCATACTCGGAGTCGGATGACgacgatgatgacgatgatgaggGTTCCGAAGAAACCTCAACTGgtgaagaagaggaagaagactCCACGCCTTCAGCCAGCAAAACTACCTAG
- the LOC123662821 gene encoding rho GTPase-activating protein 26 produces MGVGLQPLEFTECLADSPHFRENLQRHEKELERTSQQIKRLIKEVKDVVQAAKRLSAAQLALASSMEQFEFACIGASMTDDERVIGASLQHFAQLIRTIEDERDRMLGRAHEQIIQPLERFRKDHIGAVKEGKKKFDKKTAKFCQSQERTLSLSTKKPENVFQEADAAMDMAERDFCQASLEYVFQLQAVQERKKFELVETLLGFVFGWWTFHHTAHDVHADAEPLVRDLQLRIQRTRSNFEETSKQTESLMKKMMEVRQMNKEDEGMEDGAGGVSRAGYLFLMEKKAFGTTWSKQYCTYEKGSRTLSLLPYNQINVKTMEGRRNDDMLLNMLIKMKNNKEECTQQATGSFHAPLTSEKVGVGDSVRVAGARASAEVERRFCWEAVPAERERAPLTLQALGERDRAAWLRALAAPPAPPAPAARAPPSAAPGDAWPLDDAGFAFVSRVIAVLEARGLEEQGLYRVAGVASKVSRLVALARERRLPATLDDPLEWESKTLTSALKAYLRALPEPLLTRQLHRAFLGAAKCERRAERAAALRALVAALPPRNLDMLRLVLAHLLRVAARAERNLMTPSNLAVCFGPTLLRAERETVASILELKFYNVLVEALIENYAAVFSPEPPPGQPPPAPVPPAPAPPPAPALAHNGLLGNKMNSQTLVNNPSYATVTQNTMFPKKDQAIISDALENVIADEIIDKIKYVTIQNQKLPIRPLISRNRRIIISNVCPIIPHVEIEKKLLEMNITPQSPISFLRAGFNETGYNHILSFRRQVYVTPEDFTRLPDKISMNFEDTNYGIYFSSDTMTCFICKKDGHVASKCPENINDTNVFNQKTLDTTETAIFKRPHPPTESSTTTDFIESETTKENSIPSNENSDDDLDDKSSQSSLDEVYKPKSGKKLKRTPNNDLESIDWDHVENFINISGKTYPLSGKQVKEYLTHTYGVKDISEITYNYTEEIGALIEMFTDLIPTISYRSVKNRLSRIVGKLKYLSRKKISDINKQITFSSDLTLDFDWNVTNESLGSDHLIISIKTLDSTQNSPELKRNIEKANWVEYTQHIESACEGLNYRNNVQSNYDKLIDIIEESANKNIPYIKTGFNPNKFKPKPWWNPDLSKAVAERRKTLGNYYIPSDKPAPSASYSPHHQQLLQHFAAPHRAGRCSSSSESVSSHSASPPPRAPPAFPPAFPPRTTRVRTLYACLGESEGELSFEPNQIITNVAPSAEPGWLRGTLNGKSGLVPQNYVEPLP; encoded by the exons ATGGGCGTGGGTCTGCAGCCACTCGAGTTCACCGAGTGCCTGGCGGACAGTCCGCACTTCCGCGAGAACCTCCAGCGACACGAGAAAGAGCTCGAGCGCACGAGCCAGCAGATAAAGAGACTCATTAAAGAAGTCAAGGATGTTGTGCAGGCTGCTAAAC GGCTGAGCGCGGCGCAGCTGGCGCTAGCGTCCAGTATGGAGCAGTTTGAGTTCGCGTGCATCGGCGCGTCCATGACGGACGACGAGCGCGTCATCGGCGCCTCGCTGCAGCACTTCGCGCAGCTCATCCGCACCATCGAGGACGAGCGCGACCGCATG CTGGGTCGAGCGCACGAGCAGATCATCCAGCCCCTGGAGCGGTTTCGGAAAGATCACATTGGTGCCGTGAAG GAGGGTAAGAAGAAATTCGACAAAAAGACTGCCAAATTTTGCCAGAGCCAGGAGCGCACGCTGTCGCTCTCGACGAAGAAACCGGAAAATGTCTTTCAGGAG GCGGACGCGGCCATGGACATGGCGGAGCGCGACTTCTGCCAGGCGTCGCTGGAGTACGTGTTCCAGCTGCAGGCGGTGCAGGAGCGCAAGAAGTTCGAGCTGGTGGAGACGCTGCTGGGCTTCGTGTTCGGCTGGTGGACGTTCCACCACACGGCGCACGACGTGCACGCGGACGCCGAGCCGCTCGTGCGCGACCTGCAGCTGCGCATTCAGCGG ACGAGGAGCAATTTCGAAGAGACGAGCAAGCAAACGGAATCACTGATGAAGAAGATGATGGAAGTCAGACAAATG AATAAAGAGGACGAGGGCATGGAGGACGGCGCGGGAGGAGTTTCGCGAGCTGGATACCTCTTTCTTATGGAAAAAA AGGCGTTCGGCACGACGTGGAGCAAGCAGTACTGCACGTACGAGAAGGGATCGCGCACGCTGTCGCTGCTGCCCTACAACCAGATCAATGTAAAGACG ATGGAAGGGAGAAGAAATGACGACATGTTACTAAACATGTTAATAAAGATGAAAAACAACAAAGAGGAATGTACGCAACAAGCAACAGGCAGTTTTCACGCACCGCTGACGTCCGAAAAG GTGGGCGTGGGCGACAGCGTGCGCGTGGCGGGCGCGCGCGCCTCGGCGGAGGTGGAGCGGCGCTTCTGCTGGGAGGCCGTGCCCGCCGAGCGCGAGCGCGCGCCGCTCACGCTGCAGGCGCTGGGCGAGCGCGACCGCGCCGCCTGGCTGCGCGCGCtggccgcgccgcccgccccgcccgccccggccgcgcgcgcgccgcccagCGCCGCGCCCGGCGACGCCTGGCCGCTGGACGACGCCGGCTTCGCCTTCGTGAGCCGCGTCATCGCCGTGCTGGAGGCGCGCGGCCTCGAGGAGCAGGGCCTCTACAG GGTGGCGGGCGTGGCGTCCAAGGTGTCGCGGCTGGTGGCGCTGGCCCGCGAGCGACGCCTGCCCGCCACGCTGGACGACCCGCTGGAGTGGGAGAGCAAGACGCTGACGTCGGCGCTCAAGGCCTACCTGCGCGCGCTGCCCGAGCCGCTGCTCACGCGCCAGCTGCACCGCGCCTTCCTGGGCGCCGCCAAGTGCGAGCGGCGCGCCGAGCGCGCGGCGGCCCTGCGCGCGCTGGTGGCGGCGCTGCCGCCGCGCAACCTGGACATGCTGCGCCTGGTGCTGGCGCACCTGCTGCGCGTGGCGGCGCGCGCCGAGCGCAACCTCATGACGCCCTCCAACCTGGCCGTGTGCTTCGGCCCCACGCTGCTGCGCGCCGAGCGCGAGACGGTCGCCTCCATCCTCGAGCTCAAGTTCTACAACGTGCTGGTCGAGGCGCTCATCGAGAACTACGCGGCCGTGTTCTCGCCGGAGCCGCCCCCGGGGCAGCCGCCGCCCGCCCCGGTGCCGCCCGcccccgcgccgccgcccgccccgGCGCTCGCGCACAACGGTCTGCTCGG GAACAAAATGAACTCCCAAACGTTAGTCAATAATCCCAGTTACGCTACTGTAACACAAAACACCATGTTCCCTAAAAAAGACCAAGCAATTATCAGCGATGCTTTAGAAAAC GTAATCGCTGATGAGatcattgataaaataaaatatgtcacaaTTCAAAACCAAAAACTACCCATCCGACCGCTGATCAGCAGAAACAGACGTATCATCATATCCAATGTGTGTCCCATTATACCGCACGTCGAAATTGAAAAGAAACTATTAGAAATGAATATTACACCACAATCACCCATCTCTTTCCTGCGTGCTGGCTTCAATGAAACGGGCTACAACCACATTCTAAGCTTTCGAAGACAAGTTTATGTAACTCCTGAGGATTTCACCCGACTTCCAGATAAAATATCTATGAATTTTGAAGACACGAATTACGGGATCTATTTCTCATCAGACACAATGACTTGTTTTATATGCAAAAAAGACGGACACGTAGCCTCTAAATGCCCGGAAAATATCAACGACACGAATGTTTTTAACCAAAAAACACTGGATACTACGGAGACAGCAATTTTCAAGCGTCCACATCCACCCACTGAATCTTCAACTACAACTGATTTCATTGAATCCGAAACAACAAAAGAAAACAGCATTCCTAGCAACGAAAACAGTGATGATGACCTTGATGATAAATCTTCCCAGTCCAGCTTAGACGAAGTTTACAAACCCAAGAGCGGAAAGAAACTTAAAAGAACACCTAATAACGATTTGGAATCAATTGACTGGGATCACGTGGAAAACTTTATAAACATCTCCGGTAAAACATACCCACTATCCGGAAAACAAGTTAAAGAGTATCTCACACACACATATGGAGTTAAGGACATATCAGAAATTACTTACAATTACACAGAAGAAATTGGTGCGTTGATCGAAATGTTTACTGACTTGATACCGACCATCTCATATCGCAGTGTTAAAAACAGACTCTCACGTATTGTAGGTAAACTAAAGTACTTATCTCGTAAGAAAATTTccgatataaataaacaaattactttTAG TTCCGATCTAACACTCGATTTTGATTGGAACGTTACTAACGAATCTCTTGGCAGTGATCACctcattatttctattaaaacgtTAGACAGTACTCAAAATAGCCCCGAATTAAAAAGGAACATCGAAAAGGCCAACTGGGTAGAGTACACGCAACACATAGAATCTGCATGTGAGGGattaaattatagaaataatgtACAAAGTAACTACGATAAACTCATAGATATTATTGAGGAAAGTGCCAACAAAAACATACCATATATTAAAACTGGTTTTAACCCTAACAAATTTAAGCCAAAACCGTGGTGGAATCCTGACTTATCGAAGGCAGTAGCTGAGAGACGAAAAACTTTAGGAAATTAC